One genomic region from Campylobacter concisus encodes:
- a CDS encoding copper resistance protein NlpE codes for MKYLFAILISFFILGCAKNENLEPKQNTQNTVKEDKPLVQANTPKKPEKLILPNSIYSSFHTILPCPNCEGIKTIITLNKDKTYTKTMLTMDKEVSLVEKNGTFDVDDSAIILKDENGNLSYFAPNKNSLLQLDDKKNKRVGVLAQIYNFEPVNKAYKDSFFAKFYKFKNKDNFLDIVIVPSKNGAKISFYSSLKNGSPLCEFSSELLYDKGIFYLLDEKGIALSIHRINNAIFLVANDKICKNAHISGRYKKDKDQKNLFGKGFFAELTNELANRDVIKIYGSKNIKRDNTKKENSYIVTNKNERIFEYTLLNGIITSIEIYSNEFKTPENISLKSNFKDIKNSLVISKFSSDKNNIYLKIDSHDMLITLKNPLAKDITSLNDIPDETKIEQITLMWNQ; via the coding sequence ATGAAATATCTTTTTGCCATACTTATCTCATTTTTCATCCTTGGCTGCGCAAAAAATGAAAATTTAGAGCCAAAACAAAACACACAAAATACAGTAAAAGAAGACAAACCACTAGTTCAGGCAAATACGCCCAAAAAGCCAGAAAAGCTAATACTTCCAAACTCAATTTATAGTAGTTTTCACACTATTTTGCCTTGCCCAAATTGCGAAGGCATAAAAACTATCATTACGCTAAATAAAGATAAAACCTACACAAAAACAATGCTTACTATGGATAAAGAAGTAAGCTTGGTTGAAAAAAATGGTACATTTGATGTTGATGATAGTGCTATCATTTTAAAAGATGAAAATGGCAATCTTAGCTATTTCGCGCCAAATAAAAACTCACTTCTTCAGCTTGATGATAAGAAAAATAAGCGAGTTGGCGTGCTAGCTCAAATTTATAATTTCGAGCCAGTAAATAAAGCTTACAAAGATAGTTTTTTTGCTAAATTTTATAAATTTAAAAACAAAGATAACTTTTTAGATATCGTAATCGTGCCAAGTAAAAATGGCGCGAAAATAAGTTTTTATTCATCATTAAAAAATGGCTCACCACTTTGCGAGTTTAGTTCGGAGCTACTTTACGACAAGGGAATTTTTTACCTTTTAGATGAAAAAGGCATTGCTCTAAGCATACACAGGATAAATAATGCAATTTTTCTAGTAGCAAACGATAAAATTTGTAAAAATGCTCACATAAGCGGACGATATAAAAAAGATAAAGATCAAAAAAATCTCTTTGGCAAAGGCTTTTTTGCAGAGCTGACAAACGAATTAGCAAATAGAGATGTGATAAAAATTTATGGCTCAAAAAACATAAAACGGGATAACACAAAAAAAGAAAACAGCTACATCGTAACAAACAAAAATGAAAGAATTTTTGAATACACCTTACTAAATGGCATTATCACAAGCATTGAAATTTACTCAAACGAGTTTAAAACTCCAGAAAATATCAGCCTTAAATCAAATTTCAAAGATATAAAAAATTCTCTTGTTATCTCTAAATTTAGTAGTGACAAAAACAATATCTATCTAAAAATAGATAGCCACGATATGCTAATCACACTAAAAAATCCACTTGCCAAAGATATAACAAGCCTAAACGATATCCCAGATGAAACAAAGATAGAGCAAATAACGCTAATGTGGAATCAATAA
- a CDS encoding copper resistance protein NlpE yields MKNFIFALSAALLLAGCATSNQSASVPQGKCEVKGSCMAPVSSIEGTYKAFLPCASCMGIDSTLTLKKDGTFESVMNYKSKDNYKAVSKGKYSLNNGIITTVDEYKEKSFYKIEGESLKMLDMDQKEVTGELKDKYIFKRVK; encoded by the coding sequence ATGAAAAATTTTATCTTTGCACTAAGTGCGGCTCTACTTTTAGCAGGTTGCGCTACGTCAAACCAAAGCGCGAGCGTCCCACAAGGCAAATGTGAAGTAAAAGGTAGTTGCATGGCTCCAGTAAGCAGCATCGAAGGCACTTATAAGGCGTTTTTACCTTGCGCTAGCTGCATGGGTATAGACTCAACCCTCACACTAAAAAAGGACGGCACATTTGAAAGTGTAATGAACTACAAGTCAAAAGACAACTACAAAGCCGTTAGCAAGGGCAAATACTCACTCAATAATGGCATTATCACAACCGTTGATGAGTATAAAGAGAAGAGCTTTTATAAGATCGAGGGAGAGAGCCTAAAGATGCTTGACATGGATCAAAAAGAGGTCACTGGCGAGCTAAAAGATAAATACATCTTTAAACGCGTAAAATAA
- a CDS encoding FlhB-like flagellar biosynthesis protein, whose product MQVNKKKAVALGYNRSKDNAPRVLASGAGEIANRIIDLAKEHDIPIKEDPDLIEILSKVEVDQEIPPNLYKAVAEIFSFLYKITKK is encoded by the coding sequence ATGCAAGTAAATAAGAAAAAAGCAGTAGCTCTTGGTTACAACAGATCTAAAGACAATGCTCCAAGAGTGCTGGCTAGTGGCGCTGGCGAGATAGCAAATAGAATAATTGATCTAGCAAAAGAGCATGATATACCGATCAAAGAGGATCCTGATCTTATTGAAATTTTAAGCAAAGTTGAAGTTGATCAAGAAATTCCACCAAATTTATATAAAGCTGTTGCTGAAATTTTTAGCTTTTTATATAAGATCACAAAGAAATGA
- a CDS encoding MFS transporter, translating into MASSFRIIRSMGPLFLGMSLLFIGNGLVIASCSALLKQNGVGELEIGLINTGFFVGALISTITAHRVISTTGHIRAFAIFSAIFAVSAMLHAVNQNLVFWAILRAFLGYCYYALLMVIESWLNAKIPNKIRSRVIAFYEGVFYTSFGLGILILALDLNTFEIFIISAAFIMLSSIPLNLIRINQPQIPERQPINIPKIFGIVPLALVGALIAGLAINGFFSMASLFVLLQGYGTKEASFFMTVAMIGGFLAQVFIGSFSDRYGRRPAILLCSSVALISAVLFLLNGKNLTIEYLLSFFFGAGIFCTYGLSLARANDEITDKTKSVQVARALLFSYSLASLFSPLLMSYAMKIFGAFGFIYVYLVLFAGLILFALTQKTIPQHMRKEYNDRLVARTAGIATIEQNGNFADRKNKK; encoded by the coding sequence ATGGCAAGTAGCTTTAGGATCATCCGCTCGATGGGACCGCTATTTTTGGGCATGAGTTTACTTTTTATCGGAAATGGCCTAGTCATCGCATCTTGTAGCGCACTTCTTAAGCAAAATGGAGTGGGTGAGCTAGAGATCGGATTAATTAACACGGGCTTTTTTGTGGGTGCGTTAATTAGCACCATTACAGCTCACAGAGTCATCTCAACTACTGGCCACATCAGAGCATTTGCCATCTTTTCAGCCATTTTTGCAGTCTCAGCTATGCTTCATGCGGTAAATCAAAATTTAGTATTCTGGGCGATATTGCGTGCATTTTTGGGATATTGCTACTACGCGCTTTTGATGGTTATAGAAAGCTGGCTAAATGCAAAAATTCCAAATAAAATAAGATCTCGTGTGATAGCCTTTTATGAAGGCGTTTTTTACACAAGTTTTGGACTTGGCATTTTGATCTTAGCGCTTGATCTTAATACCTTTGAAATTTTCATCATAAGTGCAGCTTTTATCATGCTCTCAAGCATTCCATTAAATTTGATCCGTATAAATCAGCCTCAAATCCCAGAGCGTCAGCCCATAAATATCCCAAAAATTTTTGGTATCGTCCCGCTCGCTCTTGTTGGTGCGCTCATTGCAGGCTTAGCAATAAATGGCTTTTTTTCGATGGCAAGCCTTTTTGTCTTGCTTCAAGGATACGGCACAAAAGAGGCGTCATTTTTTATGACGGTTGCGATGATCGGAGGCTTTTTAGCTCAAGTTTTTATCGGTAGTTTCTCTGATAGATATGGCAGAAGGCCAGCTATTTTGCTTTGTAGTAGCGTGGCTTTAATAAGTGCGGTTTTGTTTTTGCTAAATGGCAAAAATTTAACGATTGAATATCTACTTTCATTCTTTTTTGGGGCTGGAATTTTTTGCACATATGGACTTTCTTTAGCTAGAGCAAATGATGAGATCACAGACAAGACAAAGAGCGTGCAAGTTGCACGTGCTTTGTTATTTAGCTACTCTTTGGCTTCGCTTTTCTCGCCGCTTCTTATGAGTTATGCGATGAAAATTTTTGGAGCATTTGGCTTTATCTATGTTTATTTGGTACTTTTTGCTGGGCTTATTTTATTTGCACTAACGCAAAAGACAATACCGCAGCACATGAGAAAAGAGTACAACGACAGGCTCGTTGCAAGGACGGCTGGCATCGCTACTATTGAGCAAAATGGAAATTTTGCCGATAGAAAAAATAAAAAGTAA
- a CDS encoding flagellar hook-length control protein FliK encodes MNISNTSVQTGQNTTQNVPVRKNEGSLFKNQPSVQTPNEQSISETLDNVGKLVARVLDDLKSASSLSKAEQILSQAKDTKIAPNLAGELSDLAKSLEAEAIQNESPEIKSLALKLKEFLKPIADLKAGSLNDQIKNSGVMLEANLKDALSPEKLPSSVQKLLSDIKNLSSGNLLNQILTLNDEKLDNQNSFSKLASILEKASSDAKNILDNSNIKTLLKDVDKLDSVVKFLDKNFSKDQNGELVKNQINKMQNFISNLSEKVASLANEKLNQNFGFSQNHKELKTILDSIKNDLKTLNNIGDEVGLVKAFNEMSDVSKDGSLQDKLQSAARRLAHSLSLADAKASLAKNELSESKALLKQLNLATNDINNITTKNSGEISKVLSQDIKSTLLNISEKSQNQQSVNAANKMISQIEMHQMISSLQGGIQTYMPYIWDGVEGGNIAFKQGKKDKFYAQIDLNFKKFGQINVMIGLIDKRYIDLSVATQTNEFKELILTNSSELKQAISKLGLIVSNFNIKTLSKVKLNDRFKKFGGLDVGFDKKI; translated from the coding sequence TTGAATATATCAAACACTTCGGTTCAAACCGGGCAAAATACTACTCAAAATGTGCCAGTTCGTAAAAATGAAGGCTCGCTTTTTAAAAATCAGCCAAGCGTACAAACGCCTAATGAGCAGAGCATTTCAGAGACACTTGATAATGTTGGAAAACTCGTTGCAAGAGTGCTTGATGATCTAAAAAGCGCTTCAAGTCTTAGCAAGGCTGAACAAATTTTATCTCAGGCAAAAGACACGAAAATCGCTCCAAATTTAGCAGGCGAGCTATCAGACCTTGCAAAAAGTTTAGAAGCAGAAGCAATCCAAAATGAAAGCCCTGAGATAAAGAGCCTTGCACTAAAGCTAAAAGAATTTCTAAAACCAATAGCCGATCTAAAAGCCGGCTCACTAAATGACCAGATCAAAAACTCAGGCGTAATGCTTGAAGCAAATTTAAAAGATGCACTCAGTCCAGAGAAGCTTCCAAGCTCGGTTCAGAAGCTACTAAGTGATATAAAAAATCTCTCAAGCGGGAATTTGCTAAATCAAATTTTAACCCTAAATGATGAAAAATTAGACAATCAAAATTCTTTTTCAAAGCTTGCTTCTATACTTGAAAAAGCGAGTAGTGACGCAAAAAATATCCTTGATAACTCAAACATAAAAACGCTTTTAAAAGATGTTGATAAGCTTGATAGTGTGGTTAAATTTTTAGATAAAAATTTTTCAAAAGATCAAAATGGCGAGCTAGTAAAAAATCAAATAAACAAAATGCAAAATTTCATCTCAAATTTAAGCGAGAAAGTCGCAAGCCTAGCAAATGAAAAGCTAAATCAAAATTTTGGTTTTAGCCAAAATCACAAAGAGCTAAAAACTATCCTTGATAGCATAAAAAATGATCTAAAAACGCTAAATAACATAGGCGATGAAGTGGGGCTTGTAAAAGCGTTTAATGAGATGAGTGATGTTTCAAAGGATGGCAGCTTACAAGATAAGCTCCAAAGTGCAGCGAGGCGTCTTGCTCATAGCCTAAGTCTTGCTGATGCTAAGGCAAGTTTGGCTAAAAACGAGCTAAGTGAGAGCAAGGCGCTTTTAAAGCAGCTAAATCTCGCTACAAACGATATAAATAACATTACAACTAAAAATAGTGGCGAAATTTCAAAGGTGCTAAGCCAAGATATAAAAAGTACGCTTTTAAATATTAGTGAAAAGAGTCAAAACCAGCAAAGTGTAAATGCTGCAAATAAGATGATTTCACAGATCGAGATGCATCAAATGATATCAAGCCTTCAAGGCGGGATCCAAACTTATATGCCTTATATTTGGGACGGCGTTGAGGGTGGAAATATCGCATTTAAGCAAGGTAAAAAGGATAAATTTTACGCTCAGATCGATCTAAATTTTAAGAAATTTGGACAGATAAATGTGATGATTGGACTTATTGATAAAAGGTACATTGATCTCTCGGTAGCTACGCAAACAAATGAGTTTAAGGAGCTAATCCTCACAAACTCTAGCGAATTAAAGCAAGCAATATCAAAGCTTGGACTCATAGTTTCAAACTTTAATATCAAGACTTTATCAAAAGTAAAGCTAAATGATAGATTTAAAAAATTTGGCGGCCTTGATGTGGGCTTTGATAAGAAAATTTAA
- a CDS encoding AtpZ/AtpI family protein: MAKIKIKDIVAGAEQLSLGVSIVVAILLGTGLGYFIKKATNFTPALWIGFAIGIAAAILNVYKAYKAQIKSLDELKDESRYKGYTKGDDEDD, translated from the coding sequence ATGGCAAAAATTAAGATAAAAGATATCGTAGCAGGTGCTGAGCAACTAAGTCTTGGCGTTTCAATCGTAGTTGCGATTTTGCTTGGCACCGGACTTGGGTATTTTATAAAAAAGGCTACAAATTTTACGCCAGCTCTTTGGATAGGCTTTGCTATTGGCATCGCAGCTGCTATTTTAAATGTCTATAAAGCTTACAAAGCACAGATAAAAAGCTTAGATGAGCTAAAAGATGAAAGCAGATATAAAGGCTACACAAAAGGCGATGATGAGGACGATTAG
- a CDS encoding NfeD family protein yields the protein MISPFIMIAIGALLCAAELMLFSFYLLFFGLAFIIVGAVNFGFNFEWSFQILAVLVLAFILLALLKAPLKSKFMAKKESFNEEFLDEPGVGEIRENMVYFKGTLWKYDGALKNGEKVQVLGTKGDKVILK from the coding sequence GTGATAAGTCCTTTTATAATGATAGCCATCGGCGCGCTCTTGTGCGCGGCTGAGCTTATGCTATTTTCATTTTATCTGCTATTTTTTGGCTTAGCTTTTATCATCGTTGGAGCGGTAAATTTTGGCTTTAATTTTGAGTGGAGCTTTCAAATTTTAGCTGTCTTAGTGCTTGCATTTATCTTGCTTGCGCTCTTAAAGGCGCCGTTAAAGAGTAAATTTATGGCTAAAAAAGAGAGCTTTAACGAGGAGTTTTTAGATGAGCCAGGAGTTGGCGAGATCAGAGAAAATATGGTCTATTTTAAAGGCACTCTTTGGAAGTATGACGGAGCGCTAAAAAACGGCGAGAAAGTGCAGGTTTTAGGCACTAAGGGAGATAAGGTTATATTAAAATAA
- a CDS encoding dehypoxanthine futalosine cyclase codes for MKRLSVNEAIDLIENAPLHELGKMALARKKELHPEGITTFIVDRNINYTNVCWVDCKFCAFYRHAKEEDAYVLSFEEIGKKIEELIAIGGTQILFQGGVHPKLKIEWYEELVSYISKHYPSITIHGFSAVEIDYIARVSKISTKEVLRRLNEKGLYSMPGAGAEILSDRVRDIIAPKKCDTTDWLRIHKEAHELGIKTTATMMFGTVESTREIVEHWEHIRNLQDETAGFRAFILWSFQGLNTKLMQEFPEIKKQSSNVYLRLLAVSRLFLDNFKNIQSSWVTQGSYVGQLALLFGANDLGSTMMEENVVKAAGASFRMNQDQMIELIKDVGEIPAKRNTNYDILEKF; via the coding sequence TTGAAAAGACTTAGTGTAAATGAAGCCATCGATCTTATAGAAAATGCACCGCTTCACGAGCTTGGCAAGATGGCGCTAGCTAGAAAAAAAGAGCTTCATCCAGAAGGCATTACGACCTTCATCGTAGATCGCAACATCAACTATACAAATGTCTGCTGGGTGGATTGTAAATTTTGCGCATTTTACCGCCACGCAAAAGAGGAAGACGCTTATGTGCTAAGTTTTGAGGAGATTGGCAAGAAGATCGAGGAGCTTATCGCCATTGGCGGCACGCAAATTTTATTTCAAGGTGGCGTTCATCCAAAGCTAAAGATCGAGTGGTACGAGGAGCTTGTAAGCTACATCAGCAAGCACTATCCAAGCATCACGATACATGGTTTTTCGGCCGTTGAGATCGACTACATCGCAAGAGTTTCAAAAATTTCTACAAAAGAGGTCCTAAGACGCCTAAACGAAAAGGGCTTATACTCGATGCCAGGGGCTGGAGCAGAGATTTTAAGCGACCGCGTTCGTGACATCATCGCCCCAAAAAAATGCGACACCACAGACTGGCTTCGCATACACAAAGAGGCGCACGAGCTTGGCATAAAGACAACTGCTACTATGATGTTTGGCACGGTTGAGAGCACTCGTGAGATCGTAGAGCACTGGGAGCACATCAGAAATTTACAAGATGAAACAGCTGGGTTTAGGGCATTTATACTTTGGAGTTTTCAAGGGCTAAACACAAAGCTCATGCAAGAATTCCCTGAGATCAAAAAGCAAAGCTCAAACGTCTATCTAAGACTTCTTGCGGTCTCAAGGCTCTTTTTGGATAACTTTAAAAATATCCAAAGCAGCTGGGTCACACAGGGCAGCTACGTTGGTCAGCTAGCGCTTCTTTTTGGCGCAAACGACCTTGGTAGCACTATGATGGAGGAAAACGTCGTAAAGGCCGCAGGGGCTAGCTTTAGGATGAATCAAGACCAGATGATCGAGCTTATAAAAGATGTCGGAGAAATTCCAGCTAAGCGCAACACAAACTACGATATTTTGGAGAAATTTTAG
- a CDS encoding CheB methylesterase domain-containing protein has translation MAQKLILIGASTGGPGHLKKLLKNVKLNGAIIVIAQHMNKMFINSFAMQIGKECGLDVEILNERKILKENTVYVCEQNVVVSPNLPISAKPNTEEKTIYTPNVDVLFKSGVGICKSANVLAILLTGIGDDGASGLDKLYKAGAKCIAENEESAIVYGMPKRAKELNQSLKSLNLTMIKKELEDFLNATN, from the coding sequence GTGGCACAAAAATTAATATTAATAGGGGCGTCTACTGGCGGGCCTGGGCATTTAAAAAAGTTACTAAAAAACGTAAAACTAAATGGAGCTATCATCGTGATAGCCCAGCACATGAATAAAATGTTTATAAACTCTTTTGCTATGCAAATCGGAAAAGAGTGTGGCTTAGATGTTGAAATTTTAAATGAGAGGAAAATTTTAAAAGAAAATACCGTATATGTCTGCGAACAAAATGTAGTGGTATCACCAAATTTACCAATCAGCGCAAAACCAAATACAGAAGAAAAGACTATATATACGCCAAATGTTGATGTGTTGTTTAAATCTGGAGTTGGAATTTGCAAAAGTGCAAATGTCTTAGCTATCTTGCTAACTGGCATCGGAGACGATGGTGCATCTGGGCTTGATAAGCTTTATAAGGCTGGAGCAAAATGTATAGCTGAAAATGAAGAGAGCGCGATAGTTTATGGTATGCCAAAACGTGCAAAAGAGCTAAATCAAAGCTTAAAATCATTAAATCTAACTATGATAAAAAAAGAGCTGGAGGATTTTTTAAATGCTACTAACTAA
- a CDS encoding MFS transporter, translated as MKEYLKLLKEEKNFRLLSIIQLICYFGVWFSHTGIFTLLIKLDAPVWAITLSAAMAFIPGVVIAPFSGILVDKFSPKPMLVIMMAVETISVFMLLFIDSLDFLWLLLLIIFIRNGTGGMYFQVEMSVLPKILSKENLKLANEIHSIIWAVSYTAGMGLAGVYIHFFGIKSAFLLDGILYIFSFGFLYFLNLQGLKPEFIEKPLKMLKNGLVYLKENRLIVHLIFLHAFVGITAYDALIALLADYKYANLLSTSLIIGLLNTSRSISLMFAPAILSKFINKNTLIFVYIGQGLGIIIWALSLWNFYLSLIGIIFAGFCTSSLWSYTYTMLQQNCKKEFYGRVIAYNDMVFLGFSALISFIIGLLYDIGLSVEMIASFMGSLFFIGAFYYHVVLKSYKIR; from the coding sequence TTGAAAGAATATCTTAAACTTTTAAAAGAGGAGAAAAATTTTCGCCTCTTAAGCATCATTCAGCTTATATGCTATTTTGGCGTATGGTTTTCGCACACAGGTATTTTTACCCTTCTTATCAAGCTTGACGCTCCTGTTTGGGCGATTACGCTAAGTGCAGCGATGGCATTTATCCCAGGTGTTGTCATAGCTCCATTTAGTGGAATTTTAGTTGATAAATTTAGCCCAAAACCAATGCTTGTCATCATGATGGCAGTTGAGACGATAAGCGTTTTTATGCTTCTTTTTATAGACTCACTTGATTTTTTATGGTTACTTTTACTTATCATTTTTATTAGAAATGGCACTGGTGGAATGTATTTTCAAGTAGAGATGAGCGTGCTGCCAAAAATTTTAAGCAAAGAAAATCTCAAACTCGCAAACGAGATCCACTCTATCATCTGGGCAGTCTCATACACTGCTGGCATGGGGCTTGCTGGAGTTTATATACACTTTTTTGGGATAAAAAGCGCCTTTTTGCTTGATGGTATACTATACATTTTTAGCTTTGGATTTTTATATTTTTTAAATTTGCAAGGTCTAAAGCCAGAATTTATAGAAAAACCACTAAAAATGCTAAAAAATGGCCTTGTGTATTTAAAAGAAAATAGACTCATCGTGCATCTTATATTTTTGCACGCCTTTGTTGGCATTACCGCTTATGACGCATTGATCGCACTTTTGGCTGATTACAAATATGCAAATTTACTCTCGACATCATTAATTATAGGACTATTAAATACTTCAAGATCCATTTCACTTATGTTTGCTCCAGCCATACTTAGTAAATTTATAAATAAAAACACGCTTATTTTCGTATATATCGGTCAAGGTCTTGGTATTATCATTTGGGCTTTATCGCTTTGGAATTTTTATCTATCGCTTATTGGCATTATCTTTGCTGGATTTTGCACATCAAGTCTTTGGAGCTACACCTATACGATGCTTCAGCAAAACTGCAAAAAAGAATTTTATGGCCGAGTGATTGCATATAACGATATGGTTTTTCTTGGCTTTAGCGCTCTCATTTCATTTATCATTGGTCTGCTTTATGATATTGGACTTAGTGTTGAGATGATTGCGAGTTTTATGGGAAGTCTCTTTTTTATAGGGGCCTTTTACTATCACGTAGTATTAAAAAGCTACAAAATAAGGTGA
- a CDS encoding SPFH domain-containing protein, producing the protein MQVETFGVLVVVLVIFAFLFLKAGIKIVSQADNLLIERLGKFHKVLDGGFHIIIPFVDQIRAIITIKEQLVDITKQQVITKDNVNISVDGIVFLKVFDAKMAVYNVDNYKRAIANLAMTTLRGEIGAMNLDDTLSSRDRLNAALQVALGDAAGNWGVKIMRVEISEISVPLGIEEAMNMQMKAEREKRAIELKALAEKEALIRNAEALKQEKVLQAEAIERMADAKKYEQIAIATAQKEAMDMINDSMSKNANAAEFLLARDRVGAFSELAKNSSKDKILVPYEAAELIGSLSVLKNFLAKDKA; encoded by the coding sequence ATGCAAGTTGAGACATTTGGCGTTTTAGTCGTTGTTTTGGTCATTTTTGCATTTTTGTTTTTAAAAGCTGGCATCAAGATCGTGTCGCAAGCAGATAACTTGCTGATCGAGCGACTTGGTAAATTTCACAAGGTGCTTGACGGGGGATTTCACATTATCATCCCATTCGTAGATCAGATAAGGGCGATCATAACTATAAAAGAGCAGCTTGTTGATATCACAAAACAGCAAGTCATCACAAAAGATAACGTTAATATTAGCGTCGATGGGATCGTCTTTTTAAAGGTTTTTGACGCAAAAATGGCGGTTTATAATGTTGATAACTACAAACGCGCCATTGCAAATTTAGCCATGACAACGCTTCGTGGCGAGATAGGTGCGATGAACCTTGATGATACACTAAGCTCACGTGACCGCCTAAATGCTGCACTTCAAGTGGCTCTTGGCGATGCAGCTGGCAACTGGGGCGTAAAGATCATGAGGGTTGAAATTTCTGAAATTTCTGTCCCACTTGGCATCGAAGAGGCGATGAATATGCAGATGAAAGCCGAGCGTGAAAAGCGCGCTATCGAGCTAAAAGCCTTGGCTGAAAAAGAGGCACTAATACGCAACGCAGAGGCGCTAAAGCAAGAAAAAGTGCTTCAAGCAGAGGCGATCGAGCGTATGGCTGATGCGAAAAAATACGAGCAAATCGCCATCGCAACGGCTCAAAAAGAGGCTATGGATATGATAAATGACAGCATGAGCAAAAACGCAAATGCGGCTGAATTTTTGCTTGCGCGTGACAGGGTCGGGGCATTTAGCGAGCTAGCTAAAAATAGCTCAAAAGATAAAATTTTAGTCCCTTATGAAGCGGCTGAGCTAATTGGCTCGCTTAGCGTTTTAAAAAATTTCTTAGCTAAGGATAAGGCGTGA
- a CDS encoding CheR family methyltransferase, with translation MLLTNDAKDTKTMQTNTPQDMDSFNEFMNVIKTLCGVDLEPKRDITLQRITIFIRDRQIKSFKDLVSMIRYNTSLRQDILNLVTVNETYFYRELPQLKDVIYYAKELGGARILCAPCSTGDESYSLAMLAYEMGFKQHEISIVGIDINSEAIASCQNGIFSERSLHRLSDFQKERFFTKVDDKFKIKKENLPRCEFKILNVFDDAIFNLGKFDIVLSRNMMIYFDDDFRLKCVERLHKLLKPDGRLYAGHADLVPYTPAYEKRFSNGTTYYLKK, from the coding sequence ATGCTACTAACTAATGACGCAAAAGATACAAAAACAATGCAAACAAATACTCCACAAGATATGGATAGTTTTAATGAATTTATGAACGTTATCAAAACCCTTTGCGGAGTTGATCTGGAGCCAAAAAGAGATATTACGTTGCAGCGAATTACCATTTTTATTAGAGATCGCCAGATAAAAAGCTTTAAAGATCTTGTTTCGATGATAAGATATAACACAAGCTTACGACAAGATATTTTAAATCTAGTAACTGTAAATGAGACTTATTTTTATAGAGAGTTGCCTCAACTTAAAGATGTGATCTATTACGCAAAGGAGCTTGGAGGAGCTAGGATTTTGTGTGCTCCTTGCTCTACTGGAGATGAGTCATATTCGCTTGCAATGCTTGCTTATGAGATGGGATTTAAACAGCATGAAATTTCAATCGTAGGTATAGATATAAACTCAGAAGCCATAGCAAGCTGTCAAAATGGTATTTTTAGTGAGAGGAGCTTGCATAGGTTAAGCGATTTTCAAAAAGAGAGATTTTTTACAAAAGTCGATGATAAATTTAAGATAAAAAAAGAAAACTTACCGAGGTGTGAGTTTAAAATTTTAAATGTTTTTGATGATGCTATTTTTAACCTAGGAAAATTTGATATCGTACTTTCAAGAAATATGATGATCTATTTTGATGATGATTTTAGATTAAAATGTGTTGAGAGGCTTCATAAATTGCTTAAGCCAGATGGTAGGCTTTACGCTGGGCACGCCGATCTTGTGCCTTACACTCCAGCTTATGAAAAACGCTTTTCAAATGGAACTACCTACTATCTAAAAAAATAA